The following coding sequences lie in one Apium graveolens cultivar Ventura chromosome 1, ASM990537v1, whole genome shotgun sequence genomic window:
- the LOC141677627 gene encoding uncharacterized protein LOC141677627, which yields MSSSAYAAAFNSLGLAYKTTKGAPGTGSGSADVEGGAESSAPRNVADPGNSPLAKDPDVQEISEEELPSKKRKSAPGKPPRGKTVVADRVICDSEGKGPDGAPIRVGTKSLIDLAGFMSSIPSEEDWEEVEGYNMAAALKRVTGQWGQLGSAISICSDVAFTELKEANNRTKAEKILSDSLRGELEEAREGFRVVETGLNEKLKDSEIRAEGLAQEVERLKAELAAKENLNKEAIIADFKASDVYDFEVAQAGVPEVRRSWVVAERHIKTDPFASWESFIQEFLAAKAAVEQGQGEPEPYDGPSPSFL from the exons ATGTCTTCCTCAGCATACGCAGCGGCTTTTAACTCTTTGGGGTTGGCATACAAGACAACCAAGGGGGCCCCAGGCACCGGATCCGGATCTGCGGATGTAGAGGGCGGTGCCGAATCTTCTGCCCCCCGGAATGTTGCTGATCCGGGTAATTCTCCATTGGCCAAGGACCCGGACGTTCAGGAAATCTCTGAAGAGGAACTTCCTTCGAAGAAGAGGAAGTCCGCCCCGGGGAAGCCTCCCCGCGGAAAAACTGTTGTTGCTGACCGGGTCATATGCGACTCGGAGGGGAAGGGACCGGATGGGGCTCCTATCCGGGTAGGGACAAAGAGTCTTATTGATCTGGCCGGGTTCATGTCCAGTATCCCCTCAGAAGAAGATTGGGAGGAGGTCGAGGGCTACAACATGGCTGCTGCCTTGAAGAGGGTCACTGGTCAATGGGGGCAG CTTGGGAGTGCAATTTCCATTTGCTCCGATGTTGCTTTCACTGAGCTGAAGGAGGCTAACAACCGGACTAAGGCTGAGAAGATTCTCTCCGATTCCCTTAGGGGTGAGCTGGAGGAGGCCCGGGAGGGGTTCCGGGTGGTGGAGACCGGGCTGAACGAGAAGTTGAAGGACTCTGAGATCCGGGCTGAGGGGCTGGCCCAGGAAGTCGAGAGGCTGAAGGCCGAGCTTGCTGCCAAAGAGAACCTGAACAAGGAGGCCATCATTGCTGATTTCAAGGCCAGCGACGTCTATGACTTCGAAGTTGCTCAGGCCGGGGTTCCCGAGGTACGCAGGTCCTGGGTTGTTGCAGAGCGCCATATCAAGACTGACCCTTTTGCTTCCTGGGAGAGCTTTATCCAAGAGTTCCTTGCTGCTAAGGCTGCTGTCGAGCAAGGTCAAGGGGAACCGGAACCCTATGATGGTCCGAGCCCCAGTTTCCTCTAG